One stretch of Bacillus spongiae DNA includes these proteins:
- a CDS encoding class I SAM-dependent methyltransferase: MDIKKKVQEQFGQFAGNYVTSEIHAKGEDLHTLIALSGVKPKDVVLDIATGGGHVANGIAPFAKKVVALDLTEKMLKEAERFIRQNGYENVEFIKGDAEKLPFPSKTFSAVTCRIAPHHFPNVNDFVLESYRVLKDGGTFLLIDNVVPEQNELDIFYNEIEKKRDPSHFRAWKKTEWLTMIERVGFEVEQLTSFWKMFTFESWFARMGLPVQEKRELEQYMLSASPETRNYYRVKEENGRVVSFQGKSVLIKAKKRH, from the coding sequence ATGGATATTAAAAAAAAGGTGCAGGAGCAGTTCGGACAATTTGCTGGGAATTATGTTACAAGTGAAATTCATGCAAAGGGGGAGGATTTACACACTTTAATTGCCTTGTCTGGTGTTAAGCCAAAGGATGTCGTGTTAGATATAGCAACAGGAGGAGGACATGTGGCAAACGGGATTGCGCCGTTCGCGAAAAAAGTAGTCGCACTTGATTTGACGGAAAAGATGTTAAAGGAAGCTGAGAGGTTTATTCGTCAAAATGGGTATGAAAATGTTGAATTTATCAAGGGGGATGCCGAAAAATTGCCGTTCCCATCGAAAACCTTCTCTGCTGTCACATGCCGAATTGCACCGCATCATTTTCCAAATGTAAATGATTTCGTTTTAGAAAGTTATCGCGTTTTAAAAGATGGAGGAACGTTTCTGTTAATAGATAACGTCGTACCAGAACAGAATGAATTAGATATATTTTATAATGAGATTGAGAAAAAACGTGACCCTAGTCATTTTCGTGCATGGAAGAAAACCGAGTGGTTGACGATGATTGAACGAGTAGGGTTTGAAGTAGAGCAACTGACCTCATTTTGGAAAATGTTTACATTCGAATCATGGTTTGCGCGTATGGGGTTACCAGTACAGGAGAAAAGGGAATTGGAGCAGTATATGTTAAGTGCTTCCCCTGAAACGAGAAACTATTATCGTGTGAAAGAAGAAAACGGAAGAGTTGTTAGTTTCCAAGGGAAATCTGTTCTCATTAAAGCAAAGAAACGTCACTAA
- a CDS encoding iron-sulfur cluster biosynthesis family protein, protein MKITLTNVAQDKINEKIADQTGLLKLKYETEGCGCVVSGVPTLWLVDEKDEGEDVVIETNQMPILVEKSKMVFLDENLTIDFSETSNTFMLKTPGQILNGRMGFINKTN, encoded by the coding sequence ATGAAGATAACGTTAACGAATGTTGCTCAAGATAAAATCAATGAAAAAATTGCTGATCAAACTGGATTATTAAAATTAAAGTATGAAACAGAAGGCTGTGGATGTGTCGTTAGTGGAGTACCGACACTTTGGCTTGTCGATGAAAAAGACGAAGGTGAGGATGTAGTCATTGAAACGAATCAGATGCCGATCCTTGTTGAAAAGTCTAAAATGGTTTTCTTAGATGAAAATTTAACCATTGATTTCTCTGAAACGTCTAATACGTTTATGCTGAAAACACCTGGACAAATCTTAAATGGGCGAATGGGCTTTATTAATAAAACGAATTAA
- a CDS encoding CDGSH iron-sulfur domain-containing protein, with product MSKVQIKVNDNGSFRVSGDVELLDGEGNKLDTKQVFSLCRCGLSQRMPFCDGAHKTKFHSVVRAENEEK from the coding sequence ATGTCAAAAGTTCAAATTAAAGTAAATGATAACGGTTCATTTCGTGTATCTGGTGACGTAGAGCTGCTAGATGGAGAAGGAAATAAGCTAGACACTAAACAAGTCTTTTCCCTTTGTCGTTGTGGCCTATCACAAAGAATGCCTTTTTGTGACGGAGCCCATAAAACAAAGTTTCACTCCGTCGTTCGTGCTG